The sequence GTTAAGTTTGTGTTTGCCAAACCCATGATACGAAAAGTAAGTTGACATGGAAACTCTAAAAGTTCATCAAATTTAGTATCTTTAACTGGTTTAACCACAATAATTCACCTTAATATTCTTTGTTCAAGCGCATTACAGTTCATATGATTTGTTATGTGTTCAACAGCCTTAAGCCTTTGATGAGCAGATAATAAAAGGAACTGAATGTTAAAAAGATCGGCATTTTAACATTAATCAGCTAAAAACGCTTATTAATATTCTAAATTTAAAGATTAATAAAGCTGTTCAGATTTGATTTGGGATAAGTTTTATCGTACTTGAGATAGCGTAATCAAAAAAGCCTCGCTTATTAAAGAGAGGCTTTCTAAGAATATTTAGTTATTTGTACTGCTTAGTTTGTAAGTTGTAAACGTAAGTAGTCGTAAACTTTGCTAAAGAAACTACCTTCTTCGATTTCTTCTAAAGTAACAAGTGGATACTGAGCAATATCTTCACCTTCTAGCTGTAAGAATAAAGTGCCTACAGCAGTGCCCTTAGCTATCGGTGCTTTTAATTCAGTATCTAACTTAAAGTTTGCTTTTAAATTTTTGCGTTGACCACGTGGGATTGTGATAGGTGTATCTTGCAAAATACCTAAAGAAACTTCTTCTTTATCGCCCATCCAAATGCGTTGTTTAGCAAAGCTATCGCCTGCTTTATAAGGTGTAATTGTTTCAAAAAATCTAAAGCCATAGTTTAGTAGTTTTTTACTTTCGACTTTACGTGCTCGCTCACTTTTAGTACCCATAACAACAGTAATTAAACGCATATCGCCTTTAGTTGCTGAAGTTACTAAGCTATAACCTGCTTCACTTGTATGGCCTGTTTTTATACCATCTACATTTAGGCTATTATCCCAAAGAAGTGAGTTACGGTTAAATTGCTTTATACCATTAAAAGTAAATGATTTCTCTGCATATAAAGCATATTCTTCTGGAACATCACGTATTAATGCAGCACCTAAAGTAGCCATATCTTTTGGCGTAGTGTAATGCTCATTAGTATCTAAGCCATGGCTATTGATGAAATGAGAGTTAGTCATACCAAGTTGTTTAGC is a genomic window of Pseudoalteromonas sp. '520P1 No. 423' containing:
- a CDS encoding serine hydrolase, which codes for MKQIKMTLLKKLSKIVCSAAVIATVGASFSATAQIIPSVPQINAKGYYLVDFTTGKVIAQGDGDTKLAPASLTKMMTSYVIGSEVKNGNIALTDMVTVSENAWAKNFPDSSKMFIEVGKEISVEDLNRGIIIQSGNDACVAMAEHIAGSESAFADLMNAHAKQLGMTNSHFINSHGLDTNEHYTTPKDMATLGAALIRDVPEEYALYAEKSFTFNGIKQFNRNSLLWDNSLNVDGIKTGHTSEAGYSLVTSATKGDMRLITVVMGTKSERARKVESKKLLNYGFRFFETITPYKAGDSFAKQRIWMGDKEEVSLGILQDTPITIPRGQRKNLKANFKLDTELKAPIAKGTAVGTLFLQLEGEDIAQYPLVTLEEIEEGSFFSKVYDYLRLQLTN